In the Corynebacterium anserum genome, CCTGGACGGGACGGTTTTTTGCCGACACGATGCCGGTAGTCACCGTGGAAGCTAGGCCGAGTGGAGACCCCACTGCCACCACGTCCTCGCCCACGTTCAATGCGTCGGAATCTCCCAGTTGAATTGGCTGCAGATCACTCACGCCTTCTGCTTTGATGACGGCAATGTCGGTTTGCGGATCGGTAGCCACGACGCGAGCCTTGAGCGTACGCCCGTCGTACAACACAACTTGGATGTTGCCTCCGCGCTCTGCACCACTGACCACGTGATTATTAGTGACGATAAGACCATCCGAGCTGAAAACAGACCCGGAACCTTCGCCCGACGAGCGGCCAGACTCCACTTTGATGGAAACCACTGATGGCAGAACACGTTTAGCGACGTCTTCTGTACTCCCTGGCTGGACAGCTTTGGCTTCCGCATTATCGCTCTTGGTATCAAAGGAAGTAGTGGCGTTTTCTGAGATCACTGACGAGTCGTTGCCATGATTCATGACCACAGTTGTCGTAGCGCTTGCTACGACAACCCCCACCAGTAGTAGGGCTGCAACGGCTGGTGTGGACCAACGTTTGCTTGTTTTGCCTTCACCTTGCGGTTGCAGCGGGTTGCCGTTGTGGTCATATGCGACGCCATCCTGTCCGGCCGGAGTAGCCTGGCCTGGATTCAGCGCCCCGTCTGAGTGGGGCGATTGTGGCTGCACGTAGCTGTTTTGCGGTGGTGTTTGCGCATTGTTGTTCTGCGGCGGTTTCTGTCCATTGCTCTTCTGCGGGGGCGTCTGCGCGTTATTGGGAACAGTACCCTGTCCGGCGTTAGGCCCTATTTGTGGGGTCTGCTGACCAGGTACATTTCCGCGCTGGGCGCCATGAGAATCCGGATATACCGAATCGCTTGAGTGCTTGTTCCACTGCAGGTTACGGGAGTTCTGATCGTTGGCTCCCTCATTCATGGCTTTGTCCTTTTCGTGCATGCTCCTCATTCTCCACGCTAAAAATACCGAAATACTGGCAAACAGGCTGAGGAGTCTCAACAAGTTTGGTGGGATCAGCGCTAAACTGCATTCAGTTTTCTTTCAGTAACCTCTCAGGCAGAGGTCTAGACGTGTACGCCCCGCCACTGCCATGCGGGTATTGCTCTCACAACGTGGAAAACAACTACCATCAATGAGAGCCACAACTGAGCGGGGACAGCAAAACGCCACCCGGCAGAAAAGCCAGGTGGCGTCTAACTATATGGGCGATAACTAGTATCTGGGCGACAGTCGGAAAATGATATCTGTGCGACGATCATTCACCGGCGTAGCCAACACTCAGGCGCACTAGTCCAGATCAACCAAGCCGAGCTGTGCAGCCTTCACCAGACGACGTGGAATCTGAACCTCTTGGCCGTTGATCTTCACCTTCTGGAGGGCGACGTTATCAGCCTTCCACTGGGAACGGCGAGAGTGAGTGTTCGCACGGGACATGCGGCGCTTTGGTACTGCCATTGTTTTCTACCCTCCTTGAATTAGTTCTTCTTCTTGCGACGAGCGACAGCGCCGTAACGGCGCTGGAACTTCTCAACGCGGCCAGCGGTGTCCATGACGCGCTGAGCACCGGTCCAGAATGGGTGAGACTCACTGGTTACGTCCACGACGATCAG is a window encoding:
- a CDS encoding trypsin-like peptidase domain-containing protein; translation: MHEKDKAMNEGANDQNSRNLQWNKHSSDSVYPDSHGAQRGNVPGQQTPQIGPNAGQGTVPNNAQTPPQKSNGQKPPQNNNAQTPPQNSYVQPQSPHSDGALNPGQATPAGQDGVAYDHNGNPLQPQGEGKTSKRWSTPAVAALLLVGVVVASATTTVVMNHGNDSSVISENATTSFDTKSDNAEAKAVQPGSTEDVAKRVLPSVVSIKVESGRSSGEGSGSVFSSDGLIVTNNHVVSGAERGGNIQVVLYDGRTLKARVVATDPQTDIAVIKAEGVSDLQPIQLGDSDALNVGEDVVAVGSPLGLASTVTTGIVSAKNRPVQASGEDGGEASLIDAIQTDAAINPGNSGGALVDMEGKLVGIPSVIATMGGSMGQQSGSIGLGFAIPVNQAQRIVQELIDKGKAEHPIIGAKVNTASDVIGAEIVDVSDGSPAADAGLKRGDVVVKVNDRPVDSGVGLIAAIRSHKVGDKVSLAVRDGENGPERTVEMTLAAE
- a CDS encoding type B 50S ribosomal protein L31 yields the protein MKKDIHPDYHPVVFKDASTGHSFLTRSTATSARTIEWEDGNEYPLIVVDVTSESHPFWTGAQRVMDTAGRVEKFQRRYGAVARRKKKN
- the rpmF gene encoding 50S ribosomal protein L32 translates to MAVPKRRMSRANTHSRRSQWKADNVALQKVKINGQEVQIPRRLVKAAQLGLVDLD